The genomic stretch GACAAAATTACATCCAGCCTGGCACTGGTTCGGTTGTTACCCTCAGATTCAAACCGAAAGTAGCAAATTATGATTTAAACCGCCTGAAGATCTCCGAGGCGATCCTGGTGGATAGGGAAGCGAATACCCTTAATACAACCGTTAAACCTAACAACTTCTCAACTCCGAATCTAAGATAAAGTAATCTAAAGTTAGTTCCTGAGTGCGAAAAATAGCCTCCTCGGAAATCTAAACCAGGAGGCTATTTTATTGCTTAATTCTTGAGTTCCTTGGTGATGCGAATTATATCAATGCTAAATGTCAAATAGCAGAAATTATAGTGCCTAGACTTTTAAAAAAATACAGGACAGTCCGCCTTCTGCGGTTCTGCCCTGCTGGAACTGAAAGAATTAATGGGCCTTCTGCCCGGTTATTTATATCGGCTGATGGGAAAAGAACTTTAGATATTATTTAAACAAAAAGCCCCATTCAGGGGCTTTTTATCGAACGTCAATATTTATTTCCCTTTAGCCTTCATCGGCTCGCTGCAGCACATCAGTGAACTTGTCCCGATTCCAGCCCGGCTAACGGTTACTTCCATCCCGCAGGGCACACAGTAATATACCTTTCTTGCTCTTTTGGGAGCCGCCCTTTTTCTGGTTGCTTTTTTCTTCGCTGGCATCTATTTCACCTCCTTGAAGTTGATTTTTCAAAAGGTATGATTTTTGTAGTCATTATAGATGATAAGGATAGGACAAGCAAGGAAAATCTTCGTTTAAGACCTAATTAATTTAAGGGGAGATTTAAACGACGGATTAAATCTTTGATCAAATCCGGGCAATTTTATTTTTTGTCACCCTTTAAATCTTTATTTATTTTGAATATGACCAATGAACCACATACAGAATGTGCTGACAAAAAGCAAATTCTGATTGATTTTTCAAATTTTTTGCATAGATTATATCAGGATCTGTAAGCAGTTTGAACCTGCTGGTCTGAAAAATTCCATACTTAAACTAAAAGTTTAAATATGACCTTACCATTGATCCAAATCTTCTTCTCCCTGATTTTGCTTCTACTCTGGTTTTTCCTGGTTAATCTAAGAGAAAAGTATTTAGAGCTCGATCTCAAGGGCTGGGGAGAAATGAGTCTGGGAGTTTTTTTGATTTTCCTGGGAAGCCTCTTGGAACTGGCTGGAAATATCCCAGAACTTGAAAAGTATTTCTTTGTTGGAAATACCTCCTGGGGTGAGCTTAGCAAAATCGCTTTATATGTAGTCGGAATCGTCTTGGTAAGCTATAGTCCTTTAAACTGGCTGCCTTCAATTTTAGAGGCAAGGAAAAAATTCAAGAAAGAGAATTTGAAATCCACTGAGATTAGTTCCTTTTTAGCAAAGTTAAATAAATCCGAGTCCCAGGCTGAGGCTAAGGACAAGATTTCTTCAATTCTGGAATTTACGCTTGCTTATCTTTCCAAAGAGATGAAGGCCGACTCAGGAGCCATTTTTCTTTCGCAGCCAACTGATAATGAGTTAATCTTAGTCCAGTCTCAGGGGTTATCTGATGATACCTTAGAGAATCTCAAAAACACAAGAGTTGACTCAAAGATTTTTTCACTTTGCCTGAAGGATAAGAGGATTGAAACCGCAGGCGAACTATTAAACTCTGATCAAAAATTAGCTATTTTGCTCAAGGAGGATAATATCGAATCAGGGATTTGCATTCCGCTTATTTCTGAAGAGAAGATATCAGGAGTTGTCGCCCTTTTTTCCCGGGTCAAGTATCACTTTGATGACTTTGCACCCGAACCTTATTATGAATTATCGCGGGCTTTAGCCGGTAGAATTCAGAACTTGAGGGAAATCGAAACCCTGGAGCAGAAAGAAGGGGAGCTGAAGATAGCTGGAGAAAAAGAAAAATTTCTCAGGCTTATTGCTGAGGACCTGAGCAAGGGAAGATTAGAGGACGTCCTCTCGCACATAGTCAAAGCCTGCTCAGAGATCTTTCACCCCTGCAATTGCAGAATTTATCTTCGGGAAGGAGACTTGCTGTCTCTAAAAGCCTCTTCATCAGAAGTTTTGCAGGAAGAGGTTCATTTATTCACAGATGACTGGTTTAAAGAAGGAAGCTGGAACGGGGAGCTTAGACTTTTAAATGAAGGACAAAACCAGAAATTTAAAGATAGAAACGGGAAAAAGGTCTTTGCTGTGCCTTTGGGGAATGGCAAAGAACCGACCGGAGTGATTATCTTAGAATGCGAAACCAATCATGATTCTTTTTCACCTTCAGAACAAGATTTCATCAGGACTTTGGCTTTTCAGGCTACAGAAGCTCTGAAAAGCTCGTCCTTGAGCAAGGCGTTGGAGCATAAAGAAAATTTGATCAGCTCGATCTTAGATTCGGTTGAGGATAGGATTACGATATATGATAAGGAATTAAGAGTGATCAAAATAAATAAAGCCGGCTTGAGGTTTTTAAATCTTTCTGAGGAAGAGGTTGTGGGAAGAAGTTGTTTCGAGATAATATATCCTCAGAGCCAGCCTGAGGCTTGCCCCTGCTATCTTTCCTTGAAGGATAAAAAGCCCTGCTTTCAGCAGATTAAATTGACTCAGGAGAAAACCAGCAAAGATGGATTTCTGAAGATCTGGGCTTATCCTCTTTTAAATGAGAGCGGGGAAGTAGACCTACTGCTCGAATACGCAAAGTTTGAAGAAGTACGAGAGCCAGGTTCCGCTGTAGATACTGGAAAAAAAGAGGTCCCCAAGGAGTTCTTTAATGACCTTAACAATATTCTGGCCGGGATTTTAGGTAATGCCGAGCTGATTATGTTTCAGCTTAAGCCATATAAGAATTTTGCCACTGATATGGTCGCTGATCAGATAAGCACCAT from Candidatus Zixiibacteriota bacterium encodes the following:
- a CDS encoding response regulator produces the protein MTLPLIQIFFSLILLLLWFFLVNLREKYLELDLKGWGEMSLGVFLIFLGSLLELAGNIPELEKYFFVGNTSWGELSKIALYVVGIVLVSYSPLNWLPSILEARKKFKKENLKSTEISSFLAKLNKSESQAEAKDKISSILEFTLAYLSKEMKADSGAIFLSQPTDNELILVQSQGLSDDTLENLKNTRVDSKIFSLCLKDKRIETAGELLNSDQKLAILLKEDNIESGICIPLISEEKISGVVALFSRVKYHFDDFAPEPYYELSRALAGRIQNLREIETLEQKEGELKIAGEKEKFLRLIAEDLSKGRLEDVLSHIVKACSEIFHPCNCRIYLREGDLLSLKASSSEVLQEEVHLFTDDWFKEGSWNGELRLLNEGQNQKFKDRNGKKVFAVPLGNGKEPTGVIILECETNHDSFSPSEQDFIRTLAFQATEALKSSSLSKALEHKENLISSILDSVEDRITIYDKELRVIKINKAGLRFLNLSEEEVVGRSCFEIIYPQSQPEACPCYLSLKDKKPCFQQIKLTQEKTSKDGFLKIWAYPLLNESGEVDLLLEYAKFEEVREPGSAVDTGKKEVPKEFFNDLNNILAGILGNAELIMFQLKPYKNFATDMVADQISTIEQLVIQGSKLIREVKGEIEEVPEKKQITTRETITEEEKKKEERLNILAIDDQKIIRDLLESIFQGLGHDIKVVSSGKEGLELFQQDGFDLVITDLGMPEMSGWEVSQKVKEIRKETPVVMITGWGVSFDSEKIREFGVDYLLPKPFKVEQLSKLIEQIRDEKIRKRIQE